One stretch of Tachysurus fulvidraco isolate hzauxx_2018 chromosome 12, HZAU_PFXX_2.0, whole genome shotgun sequence DNA includes these proteins:
- the LOC125145998 gene encoding mitoregulin-like — MADISERTLQVAIIMSFAAGFMAGWQANRARRKFLDWRKKRLQDKLTETQKKLDLS, encoded by the coding sequence ATGGCTGATATCTCTGAGAGGACACTGCAGGTCGCCATTATAATGTCCTTTGCTGCTGGCTTCATGGCCGGCTGGCAGGCGAACCGAGCGCGCCGGAAGTTCCTGGACTGGAGGAAGAAGCGTCTGCAGGACAAACTGACGGAGACGCAAAAGAAGCTGGACCTTTCCTGA